The genomic DNA ACAGAAGAAAAGGTTAGGGCTATCAATAGGCTGGATGAATATTACAAATATCACACAATTTCAGCTAAAGCACCATTAAGGAGAAAACATACTTTCCCGCAAGAATTTCATGGATTAGTTTTCTCATATATTGCTTTTAAAAAAGCAGAAGGTATATCGGATAGCCGGATTAATGCAATCAAATTATATCTGGAAAGATTCACTAACCATCTATATAACAGCGGATTACGAAACATTATAGAATTAGATGTCGCCCATATTCATAATTTTATTGAATCCTCTACCAAATATAATGCTTCAACAGTCAGAAACACCTTTACATGTCTTCGGGGATTTTTATCCTTTGTTCATGAAAAAGGATATCTGGACAAGAATTTATCATTTGTAGTCCCGTCAATCCGACATAGCAGGGAATGCACGATACCCTCCGCATACTCAAAGGATGAAGTGGAAAAGATCCTCAATTGTATAGATAGGTGCAATATCAAAGGGAAACGAGACTATGCCATGCTTCTTCTTGCTGCAAGGCTGGGATTACGAGCTTCGGATATCTGCAACTTGACTTTAACAAACTTGAATTGGGAACAGAATTTAATCGAAATAGTCCAGGAAAAAACAAAAAAGACATTGCAACTGCCGTTGCTGAACGAAGTCGGTGACGCAATTATTGATTACCTTCGTTTTCGCCCGAAAGTCCCATTCAAATATGTCTTTCTCAGGATTGGGAACCCACCCGGAAAATTGTACGGACATTCTTTATACATGATTGTGTCTCGTTACATAAGTAGAGCCGGAGTTCACGTCCCACCAGGTAAAAAACATGGCCCTCACGCATTAAGGCATTCTCTCAGCAGTATAATGTTGGAAAACAGAGTTCCTCTGCCGGTGATATCTGAAATACTGTCACATGCTAGTTCGGATACTACTAAAGTATATTTGAAAATTGATATCTCCCAACTCAGGGAATGTGCACTTGAAGTACCTGTTATTGGAAACTCTGGCATGGGGGTGTGGGAAATATGACAAACATTGAAAATATTGCTTCTTTAAAAAATCTGGTTGCGCAATTCTTATCTTACAAGCGAGCACAGGGATATAAATATACGTCAAATGAGGAAAGTTTGAGTAGATTCATCAAGTTTTCAGCTGATTTCGGACTATCGGAATGCGGTCTTTCAAAAGAATTGATTGAAGCATATTGTAGCAAGCGTCCTGATGAAGCACCCAAGAATCACTCAAATAGGGTGAGTGATTTTAAACAGTTCGCCATATATTTAAACGAACTTGGATATGAGGTATATATTCCAACTACAAACAAAGTCCTAAAACTCCGGTCATCCTTTGTCCCATACATATTTACGCATGATGAGATTTTAAGGATTTTTAGGACAGTTGATAATCTAAAACCAAATTCACGTTACAATAGTGCAGTTGTTTATCCGGTATTGATAAGAATGCTATACGGCTGTGGTTTGAGGATCTCGGAAGCACTTAATTTGAGAGTTGGAGATGTAGACTTGGTTAACGGTGTCCTGACTATTAAAAAATCGAAATTTGATAAGGACAGGCTTATTCCGATGTCGGAGTCTCTGAACTCCATATGTAAAAAATTCTATAAACAGATACACAATAACGCAACTGAAAATGACTACTTTTTTAAAAACAAAAATGGCAGCCGGCGTAGTGAACACACAGTGTCTATTTGGTTTCACGAGATTCTTTGGTCAAGTGGAATCCCTTATGGTGGAAAAGGTAAAGGACCCAGGCTTCATGATGTCCGTCATGTATTTTGTTGCCACACATTGAAAGAAATGTCTGATAAAGGCATTGACCTGTACTGCGCCCTTCCTGTATTATCCACCTACCTGGGTCATAGTTCGATAACAGCGACAGAAAAGTATCTTAGACTCACAGAGGAGTTATATCCCGACATAATCAAACGTATGCGTGACACTACCTCATACGTTTATCCGGAGGTGTATAAAGTTGAAGCCCACTGATTTCGCATATTACCTTACAAACTTTCTATCAAAATACCTGCCTGGTATTGAAGGTTGTAGTGTAAATACGATTTCAGCTTATCGGGATGCTTTCAAGCTGTTACTGATGTTTGCTAGGGAGAAGGAAGGCATAAAAGCGGAAAGGTTGGAACTGTCACTAATTGACAAAGCTTTTGTTCTACGTTTTCTGTTATGGATTGAAAATGAACGCGGTTGTGCTGTTATTACAAGAAATCAGAGATTGGCGGCGATTCATGCGTTCTATTCGTATCTTCAAAGGGAATTGCCGGAACGTATTTACCTGTTTCAAGAGATTTTATCGATACCCTTTAAAAAGCATCCACAGAAAACAGTAAATTTCTTGTCGACTGATGGGATTAAGGCGCTTCTTGCGGAACCAAACATAAATACAGAGAGTGGACGAAAACATCTTATGGTTCTGAGCTTGATGTATGCAACTGGCGGTCGTGTACAGGAAATTGCTGATTTAACAGTATCGGATATTATGTATAATGGAAATTCTCTAGTGAAACTTACGGGAAAAGGTAGTAAAAGCAGATTT from Bacillota bacterium includes the following:
- a CDS encoding tyrosine-type recombinase/integrase; this translates as MTDQKSIHELIKIVRGEMYRIGYSKYTLRSYEKAWEAFIAFADENGIQFYSTEIGLAFLEQKYQFVSNNHVKHMTEEKVRAINRLDEYYKYHTISAKAPLRRKHTFPQEFHGLVFSYIAFKKAEGISDSRINAIKLYLERFTNHLYNSGLRNIIELDVAHIHNFIESSTKYNASTVRNTFTCLRGFLSFVHEKGYLDKNLSFVVPSIRHSRECTIPSAYSKDEVEKILNCIDRCNIKGKRDYAMLLLAARLGLRASDICNLTLTNLNWEQNLIEIVQEKTKKTLQLPLLNEVGDAIIDYLRFRPKVPFKYVFLRIGNPPGKLYGHSLYMIVSRYISRAGVHVPPGKKHGPHALRHSLSSIMLENRVPLPVISEILSHASSDTTKVYLKIDISQLRECALEVPVIGNSGMGVWEI
- a CDS encoding tyrosine-type recombinase/integrase gives rise to the protein MTNIENIASLKNLVAQFLSYKRAQGYKYTSNEESLSRFIKFSADFGLSECGLSKELIEAYCSKRPDEAPKNHSNRVSDFKQFAIYLNELGYEVYIPTTNKVLKLRSSFVPYIFTHDEILRIFRTVDNLKPNSRYNSAVVYPVLIRMLYGCGLRISEALNLRVGDVDLVNGVLTIKKSKFDKDRLIPMSESLNSICKKFYKQIHNNATENDYFFKNKNGSRRSEHTVSIWFHEILWSSGIPYGGKGKGPRLHDVRHVFCCHTLKEMSDKGIDLYCALPVLSTYLGHSSITATEKYLRLTEELYPDIIKRMRDTTSYVYPEVYKVEAH
- a CDS encoding tyrosine-type recombinase/integrase, yielding MKPTDFAYYLTNFLSKYLPGIEGCSVNTISAYRDAFKLLLMFAREKEGIKAERLELSLIDKAFVLRFLLWIENERGCAVITRNQRLAAIHAFYSYLQRELPERIYLFQEILSIPFKKHPQKTVNFLSTDGIKALLAEPNINTESGRKHLMVLSLMYATGGRVQEIADLTVSDIMYNGNSLVKLTGKGSKSRFVPLEPPVVKLLCQYLENFSLTDPSRRMELLFTNHSQKKLTRQGITYIVKKYADRVRKKQPELIPETLSPHCLRHSRAVHWLQAGVDLIYIRDLLGHTSVQTSEIYARIDGEMKRKALEKVSSQSFPNEIPSWQKDKSLMEWLKELD